ATACTGAagaacagaccagagagctgcTTTATTGATTGAATCGTAGGCCTTACGGAGGTCTACAAAACAGATGTATGAAGGACGATGGTACTCCCTGGCTTTTTCCATCAACACCCTGAGAGAAAACAGTTGGTCGGTGCACCCTCTGCCCTTGCGGAAACCACACTGGTTCTCACGCAAGAGGGCCTCCGCCCTGGGTTTGATCCTGTTCAATATAACACGAGTAAAAACCTTGCTGGGGATGCTCAGGAGGGCAATGCCTCTATAGTTGTCGCACTCGGAACGCCTTCCCTTCTTGTGAAGAGGGACAATGAGGTGGTTCAGCCAATCTGAGGGGATACTCTCGCTGCTTCAGATGAAATTGAACAGTGAAGTGAGCCAGCAGATGGTTTCGCCTCCTCCCAACTTTAGCAACTCAGCTGATATGCCgtcatctcctggagccttACCATCTCTGAGCTGTGCGATAGCTACCTGGATCTCATCTTCAGATTTGGGCTGGGACAAGTATTCATCATCTGGGAATAGTTCTCTGTAAGATGGTGTGGCAGCAATGATGTCGGGTAGTGCATCAGTATCCACCTGGCAGCTTGATGAGCAACAATTAGACACTTCTGCAAAGTGTTCTGTCCAACGTTGAAGCTTGTCGACGTCACTTGAGAGAATTGCTCTATTCTTTGCTAGGATGTTGGATGATGAAGGCTTGGATGTCTGTTTCTTAAGTAGCCTGAGCTCTTTGACTACGCTCCCACCACAACCTAGTTGCTGAAAcatgtttgctttgttttcaGCTTCTACTGCTCTAGCACTCCACCAGCCATTCCTTGCTTTGTCagcagccacacacacacacacacacacacacacacacacacacacacacacacacacacacacacacacacacacacacacacacacacacacacacacttatttAGCAAGTTTTCAATCTACTCAGCTGCAGCGCGCGTTAGAACATACAATACACATTGCTTTAGTTATACActgactgcagcgggcgcatcttgcactctaccaTACCCTTAGAGgattagcctcggcctcccagactcgtgtagcaccgattcaaaatcgtccccCACACGGGTctggatggtaccgcctcttttaaatatattgcggttagtcctaggaccagcattagtgttcagtttcataaatgcataccttcccaattacagctgtaatacaagaacgacgaagacatgtcacgctagaacatcgtgtcgcatcccgCTGCATGGGTAACTTTGTGTTTACTGTAGCTACGGTTGTAtaatttgtgtgttagtagagAACGCGTACGGGAGGCTATgaaacactttcttttactaatAGAGCCGCGGACGCAATCTGATTGCCGCGAATCCGCTACGAGTCGCTGTCTAGTTGCCGAGCGTACTATGTGCGAATTAGTGATAAAAATTAGCGATGCGCGCATCCACTGTGACTTGTCGCGGATTCGATGTGccttgccgcgaaatcgcgacaaaacttcgcTGTGAATTCACAGCGAGACTTTGTCTAGCTAGCAGACGTGAAGTCGTTGAGCATGCAGCTGGCTAGTCTAGACGTCGAAGCATCGGTTCgtatagcctcgtccccagactctctcgcgctactcttgtccggtgcccgtatacTATGACTGTACAGTGTTAGTGATGACGCATATTATCAGCAGTCGTTGAGTGGAGTCGTATGAAGCTTACTAATTAGACTTAGCAGCTATGCGGTGGTGGCTCAAAATAAAAAGGGATCTTTCGGACTTCCTCGACTACCGCGGTAGTTGCTGGATAACTAGCTGCTGCCTTGTAGTGCTTTGtcataataataaaaaacacTAGACACGGAAGCATGGCTTTACAATTCTTCAGACAACTCATGGAAGTTTATGATATCGACATCTCTCGTGAAATGACGTTCCTACTTGTCTTTTGTGGCAGTAAATGCAACTACTGCAATATCTTTCGGTGGAAAAGATATCAAATCTCAGCcggttgttaattaatgaaagctGGATGTTGCCAAATGTACGATGAATACGATCATTGGGAGATACGGTTAGCTATACTGTTCGGCCTAGCGCACGCAAAAGACATGCAGCGGTCATAATCCAGTCCAAAATGTATGTGTTTGGTAGAATGAGTGCCACCGTCAAATGTTTAAATGATCTATGGATATTCGACGTAAGCACAGAAAGACGGGCAGAACTGTCACCTGTCATGAACCACCCGATCTCTTAGACTTTGGGCCTTGCGCGTATTTTGCTGCGTCAACATCAGGTCAGCTGCTTATTTCAGTGACatgtgatatatatatatatatatatatatatatatatatatatattataaattgtGGCATTTTATTATTAACTCTACTCCAGAAAAGAAAAACGCTAAACATAGAAGGCCAACAGAAAGAATCATAACTAAAACTGTCTAATGAAAATGATTTCTTCTCATGTATTAGTTCACTTAGATATCTTTACTGGAGCTAAATTAGTAGAACTTATTGCATCGTTCAGAACTACTATCATTCAGTATCATTTTATACTTTCTATTGTTCTGTCTAACTTGAAACTGGTCATCTTTACAGTTGTTACCCGAGGTCCGGGTATCCTGGCTAAgagtatagtagtcgtctgacCGATAACCGTACCTAGGACCGTATTTagactcgattagcgcagatgcaaataaaGCTATTCGGACCAATAGACGaaaagtggtgtcattaccgaccaatcgacgaacgtgatgtcatccaccacctctctttgcttggtagctgctaacgagaattcggccatcctGTACACATGGTGTTTAGTTCTTTGCTTTACCTAATATAgaaacatagaaacaacgcctagcctacatttgcacgtgcatgttttcccaccaacaaccaggcgtctagagagcgaaggtgctGGATTCAGGCGCCCTGCGGTACGTgcagctgtacctgacttgtaacattttgatAGTTCCGCAGTGTgtttctgcagtctgacagcttgaattttcggtgtgtgTGGCTGAGTGGCCGCGGTGTGGTTGTAAAAAATCAGTAGAGTCGCCTTTagcagaaatttggcgttacatgggaatttgcgaagggtaACGTGCAACGTCCATGACGgcgcgtctgtttgttggacgaagcgactgacctgtaagtatatgcaagtctggagacgagtTTACGCGCTTTGCATctttgtttagctagacgaaagcattggaaaccttagctgagacgagtgggttgggctaaacCTTAGTATGCAAAatattatcacgtgacgagatatgtgattacatacaccggccgagggtttagcactgtaatgcTTTTCTATGCATTCCAATTAGTTAGCTTACCTTTTATTAAATCACAAGCTAAGCAACTTTATTGGTTTGATACGTACTAAATTaaagttttgtgtgtgtgtgtgtgtgtgtgtgtgtgtgtgtgtgtgtgtgtgtgtgtgtgtgtgtgtgtgtgtgtgtatatgtatagcAACAAATGTATCACACTAAATGATCAAGCTCGTTGCAGCTATACGGTccattacttaattaaaatcaaatcTATTGCAATTGAAAGGGTTTCACAGCTCTAGGAAGCCTTAGCCTTGGCCTCCCAGACTTTTGTAGTGTGCTGAtcgcgctacacgggtctgggctGAGGCTGTATGAAGTTGGACGAtatttttcttttgttgtaaatTCTATCTAGATAAATCTTACAAAGCGATTGTCGTTTCACGAGACCCCAAAGTCCATAAGTTGTCTCTAGTCGTAGAAATAAAATTATCACATACGGGGCATAGATAAAGGTTGCTCTACAATACACAATGCTAGGGATGTCGTAGGCAacgaaagcgatcgatttcgcGTTAGCAGTTGCCAGGGACATAGCCGACAGTCCGGTTGGACCACTTTTCAATATTGGTACTTTCACCAACGGAGCATTGCCGGCAACTTCCAGAATAGggcatagctgattaaatatgTTTTATATAATCACTTTGAGACAGTGTGAGTCCTCTTTGTTTTACCCTACTCTATAAACAGAgtgcagacctctcaactctcacgattTACGGGCATGTCTCACAATGtcacgattgccagtcctttctcCCGACAAGTGAGACTCTGGTCGCTTTGCGCAGACCCGCATGTAGTAGCCCCGCCCCGTCTTTCCAGACATAGaagattctttgaactagacgCTATGTACGACTCTGTTTGCATGGATCTGGGTATCTGGGTTATCTACCTGCAGTAAAAGTAGCCTTGGCGCACAAAACGTGAAGTGAGGCCAACACGTGTGTTGTTAACCACGGCTACTTTGTTGGGCACATtttaatgggcgtggttgctTACAAAACACTCACAATTCAATTTTGCaaacctctcaactctcacgattCGTAGTGAGACTAGACTCACGATTTACGGGCATGTCTCACGATCTCACGAtttctcacgattgccagtcgTTTCTCCCGACAAagacactctgacagtcgCTTTGCACAGACTAGTTAGCCCTGTCTTTCCGGAGATAgcggattctttgaactagactctGTAACTACACGGGGTATCTAAGGTATCTGGGGTAGCTACCTGCAGAAAAAGTAACgtttggaagttcgaggccAGGCCTTGAGGTTGAGGGCAGAAACGTAAGCGAGGCAACACACTgctaaccacgcctactttaaaacacaataataatgggcgtggttgctTAAAAAATGTTACGATTTGGTGGGCGGGTGTGACGTGGGTCTGCgatgcacatgcatgtaacACGTGCCACTCGCTCGCCTTCGAAGCAGTATTTGCGGTGTCATAACCCCAttttgtagcctcgcaagccaggcatttccgcgcagtcgctgagctaaacacATGTGAATCACGCGAAGAGGAGGAGCTTgtgccggaattgctccaacgcgagaagagcctggtcgcctTCGaaaacgtcatagtgacgtgggaccccggaTCCGGTTTGCATGTattgtgtactacgtacgacttgttttaATGCACGGACTCTGATTGCTACCTAGATACACTAatcgcgtacaatgagttcatttctcaaactactatactcaaaaacaaaaattttaggCACCCTAGGAAGATCAGCCTTAATTATCTATCTAtaaaagagaagaaatgaaaaatGCTAAATATGACAACGAGATTCTTCCAGGAGGTAGTGCACCAAAATGCATACCAgtagtgtttgagcactttggcacCTGGGGAGTTTCCGCTGAGCGCCTGCTGAATACTTTATCGCTCAAGTCCAAAGATAAAGAAGGAAAGAACAACTCTGCTGACTTCAAGACCTACTGGAGACGTCGGTTTTCCGTTACACTGCAGAAACTAAATGCTCGTGTGATGAGGAGAAAACTGAACATTGTTCAAAGTGGTTTCATTTTAGATGATGAACTCAGGCGTGTCCAGGCACGCCCACATTAGTTTCCTAAGTTAGAGTTTAGGTTTGagtttagttgacattttatgtagtttgccgTATCTATCGAATGTCATTGTACTAGAGAATTGGATATATCTGATAAAtattctatctatctatctatctatctctaactaccgcgctgcagatctagattcggctgTGTACTGTTGAATGCAGAAAAGGAGTCTACACTGTCGtaacactgcagaatattgtATGGCTGAGCTGTATGTATACGTACTAAAAgggaacgatgatgtcaactacgtagaCTTCGCgcaaaacaagcaagagaGTGAAGCCATGTCGCGTGTTACTCAACTTTTATATCTACATGCTTAactaatcgaattagccttaccCAATCTATGAAACCGGATTCGAGGTCgtacgtcactatgacgttctcgaatgCGACCAGGCTCTTATCGCgttggagcaattccggcaaaagctcctcctcctcgtgtggtTGACGTGCGTTTAGCTAAGCGACTGCGcgaaagagcctggcttgcgaggctatcCATTTCGTACGTCGTGTCCCTAACGCGATGAAGAAACCGAATTCGAGGCAACCAGACTACAAACAGGTCAAGCCTTCATGCGTCTCGTCGACGTCCCGTTTCTGCTGTCTCGAATCTAGGCGAGCCAGTCTGTTGATcggtactgtacatacacaaTGATAACGGGCGTGGTCGTTTAAAAAATGTCCCACAATTTGGTGGGCGGGTGTGACATGAAGTCCGCACATGAATGTAACACGTGAATGTCACACGTGCCACTCGCTCTTCTCCGCACGTGACGCAGCAGTGttctagcctcggcctcccagacttGTGTAGCGCCGAtccaaaatcgtcctccacgggtctgggatggtaccgcctcttctcaatatatggcgttggtcctaggaccagcattagtgttcagtttcataaatgcatacctttccaattacggccgtagtacaagaacgacgaagacatgtcgcgctagaacatcgtgtcgcatcccgctgcacgggtacctttgtgtttacagtagctacggttttatcatttgtgtgttagtagggaacgcAAACGGGACGTTAGAAtacactttcttttactactggtgccgcggacgcgatcggcatgtgtctgatcgccgtgaatccgctgcgagcAGCTGATAGTCACGCGCGGAGCcgcgaattcgcgatgaaaattcgcgatgcgcgcatccgctgtgactcgatcgtccggattcgatgtgacttgccgcgaaatcgcgacaaaacttcgccgtgaattctctgCAAGACTTCgtctagtagacgtgatcatgaagtcgttgagcatGCAGCTGGCGGGCTGGTaagcatcggttcgaacaaacggctctagtaggtgtcgttactgccgttgacaggaGCAGAATACAAACtacgacgtgtagggacgtgagtttgcgtgaagagcgcactacaagtcgtcgtttgtgtacagtgtagactttggtagacagcagatatgcatgagatgtcttcgttgattacagctgtaattggaaggtatgcattatgaaactgaacactaatgatggtcctaggaccaaccgcaatatattgagaagaggcggtaccatcccagacccgtggaggacgattttgaatcggcgctacacgggtctgggaggtcgaggctagcAGAGTTTGCGGTGTCATCACTCCATTTCGCCTACAAGTACACGTACGTCGTGTCCCTAGCGCGATGAAGAAACCGAATTCGAGGCACCCAGACTACACACGGGTCGAGCCTTTATGCGTCTCGTCGACGTCTCGTTTCTGCTGTCTCGAATCAAGGCTAGCCAGCCTGTTGATCGGTAGCCTCTACGCGGTAAGTACCTGCACAGGCAGCAAAATTAGACACACGTAGGCAGACAGTTGCAAACGCAGCTGGGGCGCGTTctattgggctcttccagaagagtctggaagagcACGACCCTCTCTTTCAACTTCTTCCAGCGCAGAGCTGGTACagtagaggttggaagaggggcgtgcacGCGGAGCCTATAACCTCTTCTGGAAGACGCTGAAAGAGCCCGATCGAACGCACCTATGATCTGGACGACCCTCTGAAATGCTCTAGCAGAAACGCAACAAAAACAATAGACGTGGGATGGGGGCGTGATAATGAGACACcatatttattgtattaattacTCTGGTCTCGACTTCTAGGTGTACAATGCGGTGCTCATAGTCGTGTGCGCGCTCATACTTGCTGATGGGAGTCTGCGAGCGTATCTGACGAGGACGATTTACGACAGCGTCGATGGCAGCTCGAATGTGTTTGAGGACACGGACGACGATCAGGTTGACGGAAGATTCTCATGGTCTTTCTATTTCTACGGAATCACTGATCTCAGTTACGCCCAGTTCGGTATGCCTGCGTTGCTACGGCGGTGCTTAATTCTATGAATTTCAGTAAAGTCATGTACTTTACTACACTGGCGCTCGCGTGCCCAGCCCATCCTTGTTTAGTGGTCGCGCGTATTTGTCAGTCTGGAATGTAGAAAGTTTCAAAtcacttttaattaatgagaaAGTGTTGAAAACCAGATTTGTCCAACTTAATACAAGTTGATCTTAACTTTTAGGGCAGTCTGTTGTTCTGAAAGTTGATGTGACGATCATTAGCCAGTAGTTGCCATCTTGCAGAAACAAGAGTGACATACCAGATCACCCTCTTTATGAAAATATTTGTTTCGCTTGTAAAAACGTCTagaattttaataatttacaaCCCACAAAGCTatcacatgtacatgcatcaAAGCGAGGTTGTAATGTCTTCAGAGGTGTTTGTTAGCGttgctgcatgtctgtctgtctgtttgttgacatttctgtctgtctgtctgtctgtctgtctgtctttgtatgtctgtaaacACGATATCTCTTGAATGGCCTAGCATATCAATATGAATTTTTTCAGAATATGAAGATTTTGCCAAAGTCTTGGACAATTGAAAATGAGCACTCGGGATTGACAATAAACTAAAAATATGGTCGTACAGTTGGTCGCCACCCGACTACTGTAGCCATGCAGAGGCTCCGCCTTGGGTTAATAAATCCTAAACTGACACCCCAGGATCCAACTCAGAAGAGCACACTTCACAGTCAATGTGTGCgtgggttaattaattatatggaTCCAAGTGTAATCCCATTAGATGGCTTTGAGTTGCTTGCTGCCATGCAGGGCATAGCACACTGACAAACTGGGTGGTTGAGTCTACTGCATGCTTACTCACGTGACAAAGACAAGACTAAAATAACGACACTAAAATTCTACACAGCACTATACACACTTATAtgttgctttaattaattttagtgtAGTAGCTTGTTGAAAACTCAGTGTACTCCAAATAGATAAATTGATAAAATGAGAGATTTAATCATTTAGACTGAAACCAGAAGATATGTTAATATTCCACTGCGTGAAGTCCACTTTTCCAAAACTGATAGGAAGAGGCCCTTTAGTATACATCTCTGGAAACAGTGTGGTATTTTGAGACTGTACACTTTCTTTTGATTTCTAAAGCCATAATAGAGTAGCTACAAACATAAAGAATATAATTGCAATGCCCACATTTAGAGCATCAAATTGGCATTCGAGTACACCCTCTAACATTTTACTTATTTTTGTCTCGTCCCATGGACTTGTTTGACTAATAGCAATACCTACTGCATAGATGATGTTGTATATTTGGAAAAAAAGATCTTAGTCAGAGCTACAGAAAGTCAAGTTaacaattattgttaattgATAATTAAGACAAATATGTTATAATGACTGTTTGGGGCAGATTACTGGTTTACACTTTGGATCAGAAGTCAACTCAGTCTGGCAGTatttgtcttgtctttgtctctATCACTAGTGTACGGAATTGCAGCTGTGAGTTTGTCATTCTCATATATAGTGCATTGTGCTGACAACACTTTGTGTTGCTATCTTTCTGACAGGTACAGCCATGCTGTCTCATGCCATTTTATATATGGGGTATTTTTGACGTTGGCTTTACTTGCCTAGCTGTGTTCCATTACACAGACTACCCGACTGCTTCTGTGAGCCTGATCAGCCATATGCTTATAGCAGCTAGTCATGTATTTATTGGCCGTGTTTGTTTTTAGTATGAATTTTGGGCTGCAGTTGTTCTTACTCTGGTGATCTTCGTCAAGGTAACTTTTGTATactatgtcgtcatcaccttctaggtagggtaagtggggtctttaccatcaactgggcacccaccaacctggcaggtaaatcccagagaggtacatgtttcatgtaatccatatggcactagtaactggcttattgATTATTGATTGCATGTGCTATGAGGATtttgccagctctgaacagcacacCCAGTACATATCAacgactaccaggaaagcactgatcctcattgccatCGATCCCCACGcaagatcacagaaactccccatcaaccgaaacaagtctactctcatAGACAtagccaaacagacagtgagaaagaaccaacagactcgtttcattatattgctgtcgccacctGGGATTGATTATATTGCTCTCGCCAcccgggattgaacccagaccatcatggtcagagaaccagaactctaaccactagacTATAGTTGTATGTATATCTACTATGATTATATTATTGTGATCAGCTATATTTATCATTATATCAAATGACCAATCTAAATGTGTGGTAATTTGCTCTTCTGTATATGTAGTTGTATTGGTTGTCTTGCATTTGGGTAACATATCAAGAAACTGTGAGTGTGAGGAAAAGGAATCTGGCACAGCAGCGAAACGTCACGAAGAAAGTGGATTTGGAGATGGTGAGATTTAATCTCATTGTGTAGATGAGCCAGTCAGTGTGATGTGAGCAGCTGTATTTTACAGGGCAAAATGACTCATTATGGAGTGTACAAGACATATGTTGAACCAGTCACTTCAAAGCAGCTTGATGTTTGAGCATCCTACTGGTGAACATAGAGTGACTCTAATTGTACAAACTATGCCGTAGTTTCGTATTTTGGTCGTAGTCATAGTGGTGGTAGACTTCAATTAGTAGTGCAGTTACTCATTACATTTTAGTGATTTTTTGTTGGTTATAGAACAGTTGAATGTTCATACAGTACATGTTATAAAAGACTTTCTGAATTACATTAGTAACGGGAATGCCAGTTACTGACTTGGACTAAGtatattttagtaatttttagACTGCCTTCATAGGTGTAGGGAGCAGGGGGGCCTGAGGGGACATGCCCCTCCACTACTTTGCCTTAGTTTGATTTTGGCCAAGGTGTATGCAACTTTAGCGGTGTGTACTTGTCGAGTGACCTGCTAATATTTATAAGGATGGCACGGGCGGGTACCTATGGGGAGTTCCAGGGCTGCGAACGAATTCGAACCAACCCATTTCAGTCAGAGGTCCGCTGTTACCTCGATCTGTATACGACCAATCTGCATGTAATATTTCAACCAGATGTCAGTGTTGCTGGCCTTATTTAGGGCTGGCGTCAAAATTATGACTTCAAAGTGCTTTCCGGTATccattatattaatattagtagTGATACCAGGAAATTTAACCAAGTccaaaaaactaaaaaaatcGGCTAAGTAGAGCAAACTGCTCTAAACGGTGATTTTCAATCAATGAATCATTGATTGCAAATGCTCTATACAGTGTTAGCTGTTTCTCTGCGGCCCTTGTATAGAGACCAAGTTAGCCAAGTGTATAGGACTGACACGCCAGGAGGCTTTGTCCACAATTTTGAATCCTGGTGCCACAATTGGCATCATCACCATGGCAATGCCATCTATAGATGTAGAAGCTTTAACTTTAGAGTGCTGGCCTGGGTCCCCGTGCCAGAAGTCTAGCTAGATGGATGTGATTTACACTCCAAAACTGTCCTTGGCGCGCATTGCGGTGCAATGTGCAGTGTTTATCAGTATTATACATTTATGCTATGGATATCTACCAATGTCTTTCAATAGATCTGCCtgcaattaataaatagaggGTGCGTTCGAACACTAGTTCCAggtctagaactggaactgtcagaactgtcagaactcttgctagcaaacgaacgcctagaactgtcagcaagttgagcatgcggAAAGGCTCATACTTCCGGTAAGCGTCACTTTAAGAAGTAGAGTGGCCTTTCTTCTCCACTTGTAGTCTGTTCGatcatcagcagtgctttcgctttcgGTTTTTGGGAGCTGCTCGACAAgaaggtcactgtaatcagttTCAAATGTCGtttcttctggtgtttgccAAGCCGATTGTCGCCACAAGTGCTTCAGAAccaacaagaaggtccacaacggcctcagcatctgtacccgcCATTTCACTTCCGTAACCTTCGGGATTTTTGCGtttagggcgtgacagttccaacaattccagctcggTAGGC
The sequence above is drawn from the Corticium candelabrum chromosome 8, ooCorCand1.1, whole genome shotgun sequence genome and encodes:
- the LOC134183359 gene encoding uncharacterized protein LOC134183359; this translates as MKKPNSRHPDYTRVEPLCVSSTSRFCCLESRLASLLIGSLYAVYNAVLIVVCALILADGSLRAYLTRTIYDSVDGSSNVFEDTDDDQVDGRFSWSFYFYGITDLSYAQFDYWFTLWIRSQLSLAVFVLSLSLSLVYGIAAVQPCCLMPFYIWGIFDVGFTCLAVFHYTDYPTASYEFWAAVVLTLVIFVKLYWLSCIWVTYQETVSVRKRNLAQQRNVTKKVDLEMGKMTHYGVYKTYVEPVTSKQLDV